DNA sequence from the Penicillium psychrofluorescens genome assembly, chromosome: 3 genome:
CATCTAGATCGATGCTGGCTGGCAGAACGTCAATACACATCCAGGGGATATTGTGGGTGGACACTCACCTGGTAAGCCAGGCATAGCGGCTGGATTTCAGTGGCCCGAATGGAAATTCCCAACTTAACAGAGTGACACCAAGAGCAGGGTTCGGTCGGTTGCTGTCAATGCTGGGGCGGAGGCAGGCGAATCAAGCAGTCGACGGTGATTAAATCAACAAGATAGGGTCGGAGTGGCGGGCGTGGGTTCAATGGAGAAGGATAGGAAGGGGAGATCAGTTGAGAGAAGCGATCCCGAAGCAAcgaccatcatgaccacaGAGCAGTTCCCCGTCCAAGCTGGGCAGTGATCGATCGTATACAGAAGCCCGCACGTAGGGCTAGAAGGCTGGCAGAGTTGCTCCCGGTCCGAGCAAAACAGTTCTCGGCTGGGGCCAAACTGCCGCTGCTCACCGGCGTGCCACGTGATTTGTGCCTGGATCGGGCAATGGGATGGAACTATAAGAAGGACAGGAGACAGAAAAGAATCATGATAAATGAAGGGTTGAGCCACTGATATATGTATGTAGCACAAGCCATTCACATCTACAAGTATCGTCTATGTCATTGTCCAACCCAGCCCAGCCCTAAGCCATTATACATTCGGAGCTCTCGAATCAGGCTGGGGCAGCAACTGCAGTGCTTCTTTGTGATTAGCCTCGCTTTCGGAGTccgtctcctcttcctcgtcgtcatcatcatcttcttcagagtcctcctcctcggattcctcttcctcttccgagtcggtctcttcttcctcggaaTCCGTTTCGCTCTCAGTCTCggtctcctcttcttcctcgtctaACCACTGATTCAGGGTCTTCTTCCCGGCTGGGTCCGTCGACACCGCGGCACCGTTATGTCTCCTGCCTGTCCCGCCGGAGATCTGATGTGCACGGAGCGCTCGATCTAGTCGTTCGCCTGCGGTCATCGAGAGCTGGGTTTGAGTTGGATCCGGTTTCACATCTTCGACGCGCAGACTCGAATCTGGCTCGTGGCCTAGCTCAACCCAGTCCGGAAGGTTCTCGTAACCACGCAAGCCGTGGGGACCGGCATCTGGACCAACGACAAGGGTCGCAGATCCGACTAGAAGATCCTTGCGTGTTTCTGAGGGACTTGGGACGTGTGGTACTGGTTTAggggcaagaagaagcaggttgGCAAGCGGGGTGGAGGATgggctggcgaggagagCTTTATAGAGGCGAGCTCTGTCGCGGAGGTCGTAGGAAGTGTCGTAGCGAGCGAGTAACAGGATGTAGCGCCAGAGCAGAGTTATGcggtcttcttcctccccttcttTTGTCTCGGCGtcttcttgcttttctttgcccttctcctcgccattctcctcgtcctcattCTCTGGCGGTTGAATCTGCTCTTCAGGCTGATCATCTGTCCACTCATTCTGGAATTTCTGCGTGTTGATGGCAGGCTTTTCCGGCGATGTGGTTTCAGTGGATTCAATGACTTCTTTCGGAGGGTTCTTGAGAAGATGCTGAAGGTATACTTTAGCACCGAGGAGAACAATTTGTTGCTTGACAACCTCAGGCTCGTCCGCGAAGCTTCGCACCAACACACGGAGAACGTCGGGTGCGATATTGTTATCTGCGTCAATACCCGCGAACTCGCCAACAAGCCAAATAATGGTGGCTCGGGCGTCAGGGTGGGCTGTTGTCCCAAGATGCTTGACAAGCTGAATGACAGTCTGCTTGTGTGAGGTCGGGTCTTGTTGGATCAAATGGCGGATAACAGTCAGAGACTCAGACACCAGGTTCCCATCCAGGCTGGAGATCTGACTGAGAAGGATGCGTAGACATAAATCTGCGGTATTGGCATCTCCCTGTGCGCACCGTCCGATGGCTCGCACACTCTCTCGCACCAGATCTGGATCCGTGCCCTTGGAGAAATGTTCCAGTTCACTGATTACCACACTCTTCCAATGTTTCCCGCAGTGCGGGAAGAGAATTGTAAGCACTTCAAGTTTGAGATGCAAGATATGCGGCGTATCATTGGCACGGACGAGGAAATGCGCAGTATACTTGGCGAATGGCTTGGGGTCTCGCAAGGCCACTGCTACAATATTGTAGAGAGCAATGAGCTGCATATCTTGCGGGCTCCGCAAAAGGGCCACCAGGGGACCAACAGCAGACAGCAGATACTCTGGAGGAGCCAGATAAAGAAAACAGCGGACAACGCTGACAATCACGGCCGAGTTGCGGCTCTGCAACAGTAACTTGCATGCGCGAAGAAAAGGCTCCAGGTCAGGGTCTATCACGGGCACCTCGTACTCTTCACCTGAGCCCTCGGCGCCCTGATCTGGCTGGTCCTCGTCGTAGAATGCCTTAGTAACCGCCTGCTTTACCTTCTGGGTCCGGTGAGGAAAGCATTTGCGTGCGTAGAACGTCAACAAGCGCAAGGTCGCCAGCTGACCCCATTCATCCATATCCACCAGCTTCTTCACCAAACTGCGGTAGTGCTTGTGGATCAAGTCAATCCGTTCCGGGCAGATATCCAAAAAGGCCGCGACCGCAGAGCCAACCACAAAGTATTGCGAATCGCCCAATAGATTCGACAGATATCCCAGCAACTGAGGCATTGTGCTCGGGTCCAACCGATAGCACTTGGGAATGGCCAGGGCCGCTGCCTTCCGTACATGTGGACTCATGTCCCCGCATCCACGCTTGATGGCCAGTGACACGATCTGGCTGATCACCGGTACACGAATGCCAGACATGGTCCGCAATGCAATGGTCCGCACCTGCGGGTTCTGGTCTGTAAGCGATTTCTGGATCGCATTCACCGACAGCAGGGCCAGGTCCGGCTCGGCCTCTGCGTGGTGAACCAGGTAGATGTAAACGAGCTTCTTGACTTCCAGGTTGGCACTGGCGGCGTTTTTGACCACGGCCGAGAAGAACGGGAGGGAGGGCTCGGAGCGGTACATCAACTGGAAAGAATTGGGTCAGTATCCGTGTCCTCTGCGGGCGTCATTCCCGGGCTGTCGGCATACCGAGGTGACCCTCCGCATCCCATCCAAGACCTCGCGTTCATGGCGGCTGTCCAGTAGCTTCTTGATGTGGGCGACACTGTAAGTGCGCGACGAGTAATCGGGTTTCGAGCTGCGATTGCTGGCGGCGGACTGGGCGGCCTCGAGGGTGAGCTCTCGAGCTGTTCGCACACAAGCGGAGGCCACGGTCAGCTACAGTCCGGCATAGAAATAGATCAAAAATGACTTACCTGTTTCCAgcatcgaggagatcctggagatTGTTTCCATCTTGCCAGGATCCCTGCACGAGGGAAGGACGAGGGAGAGGGTGGGTGAAGGAGTGATGGTGGGGGGACGAAGGCGGAGGAACGAAACAGGAATCCTGATATCCGCGGGACAAACAactttctctcttccactgcCGATGATGGTAACATGAACGACATCATGCAACCATGGCGTCTGCTCCTCCGAGGGTCATTGGCTGCGAGCTAGTAATCGACTTTGTACAGCGACTGCTCGACACAACTCACACGGACACACGCCTGATCGTCTGTGGCTCGAGAGACGGTTTCTTTACCCAGCTGTCGGCCGTGATTCAGTCTCAACAACCGCCGAATCATGAGCTACGTACAAAAACCATCGCCATTCTAGCCAAGTCCAGCAAGATCCAACTAGCGTTCTGTCCGTCTCTCGAAAGCCTGCGGGCGCATCTCGCGGTCTTGGTACCTCCGCAGAAAGATGGCCGGCGACTGTTGGCCATCCTAGACGCGGTGGCGTTACATGTCTCGACGACAGAGTTCTCGGCACAAGGACTGTCGAGAACCTTTGCTACGGCTGTCGAGGCTGCTTCTCGAACGAACAGCGAGCTAAGACTCTGTGAATGCTGTGATGCTGTTGATCCTACGAATACCGACTGCGGAGGACGGCTCTGGGACGTGCATGTGCCTCTGTTGAATGGCTCTGTCCGGATCCGAGGCGAAGAGAGGGCCTGGGGTGGCCGAGGTGTGACCGTGAGACGAGTGGCTCAACGTTGGTTCGAGTTTGATTGAAGATTGAATAACATAAAAGAAAATGGATACAATTGAGAGACATGCAAACACAACAGAACTCCGTGAGAATGACTCTGCACCGCCCGGGTATCCTAGAGCCGACCGCTGAACTCCTGAACCATCAATACATAAGATCACAGCGACTTTTCCATCTCCGTGATGTAGAGCTTGATGTGCGATTCGAGCTTCAGGTACTGGTCGTGAGCGCCTTGGATCTCGCTCTCGATGTTTTCCTTGAGGTCGGCCATCTGCAGTCATCAGTAAATAGTTCCAGGTTTGAAAGTAATTGGAGACGTACCTTCTTCTCAGTCTGTTCGATGCGAATGCGCCGCCGCTCCATAtcgcgctgcttctcggcGCGCTCCTCGCGCAATTGCTTCTGGACATTCCGCAGCTCTTCCATGCGCGCCTGGGCGACCTCAGCCTTCTCCTGCGCATTTTTCCGTAGAGAATCAATCCGCTCGTTCCACCGAGCCAGCTGTCGCTGCAGGAGCTTCTCGGTCTGCTCGACCTCCCGGACGCTGTTGCCTCTCTCTGAGATGGCCTCCTTGTTCCTCACCGCGCGAGactcctcctcgtcttccttcTGCAATTCCGCAGAGATATCTTCGAGCAACTTGACACACGCCTGCACATCATTAGAGACGACGGTGAAGGTGTCTGACGAGGTCTGAAGGGCGCGCGCCCGCTTCTCCATTGTATCAATTTGCGCTTTCTCGCGCATCAGGTTCTCTGACAACTCGGTCAGATTTGCCTGGAGAGTGGCCGAGGACTGGAGCACATAAGGCCGCAGcttctctgcttcttgccgcGTGCGGACCAGCTTTtccgtcttttcttccaaTGACATCTGCTGCCGGGCCTTATCTCCCTTGACCCGTTCCAGTGTCTCGGAGACGCGTGCTTGTTCCGTATGCAGCTCCTTCAGCCGTGCCTTCAATTCGTTATTTTGCCTAATCTTGTCCTGCACCTGACCCTCGTTCGACTTGACATCCCGTCGCATATCATTCAGACGAAGTTCAATTTCCTGGTTGTCGGACAGCAGCTCGTCAATGCGCGATTTGGTCTTCTCCGTCTTGTTGAAGTGGTCATCGATCACTGGCGTTTGCGATTCGCGGAACCGAACGAAGTTGATTAGGTACGAGAAAATCTTGACCAGCCGGTCATGTGTTGGTTTAGTTAGATCCGTAAATGTAAAATCGTTGACGCCGCACTGGTCTCCGGTCAGTCATGAAGGGACCCGCGGGGCAGCACAACACACCTCCATCAGCAGCCGCCGTAGGCTAACAAAGAATCCCATGAGGTTGCGCGTCTCGTTTGGAACGATATCAGGGTAGTCGCCGCAGATAtcctccgcggcggcgtGCATGGCCGGCTCCACAGTCTCGCGAGTCGTATTCATGAGTAGCTCCGCGAACCATTCGAATACCatctggatctgctgcggcTGGGGTTTGGCCAGGTCGGCCGTGGTAAAGGGGATCCCAATGTCGTTGATACATCCTGCGATTTCCTTGTCGGGCTGCGAGGTGGTCAGCGTGAACGCGACCAGGACACCGGAGGCAACTCACCAGGCGCATCAAGGCATCGttctcatcttctttcttgcgAGTGCGGCCATGAGGTTGCTGTGAGCCATGGAACTGCTGGCTCATGCGGTGATTATTGTAGGCCATCGCGCGTGGGAGTTGTCATGTTCTTCGTTCTTGTTTATTCGCGCCCGATCGGGTTTAGACCTTGGACCTTGGAGGGGCAGTGCAAACACGTCAAACACAAATTCACTCAATGACTCGCCGGCTGAGctttgtctttctttcctgcgACCAGACCGATTACACACCACATGGCGCCTCCCACAAGTACGGCTGCGGCCAAAGGGTTCGAGTAAGTATCTGTCTACCAATTCTTTGCGCATCGGGCTCACCCGTGGAACAGTATTGTCGAAACCTAcaatgatcttctccgctccGACCCCGATCTCACCATGCCCATCGCGGCCATTGAAGCCCTGGTGCTTCTCCTCACACACTCAGCGGCATCCACCATCTCAGAAACCTTGGACCTACTGGCAAAGTCCACCGCCCACTTGAAGAAGTCGATCCCCAACCCAATCGGCCTCTCCGCCGGAACCGATCTCTTTCAGCGCTACCTGATCACCACGTTACAACGGCCGGGACAGCTGGGGCCCGCGGGGGACTTTAAGGCTATTCGGACCCATCTCTTGTCCAATGGCCGACTATTCATTCGACGCGCCAAGGAAAGCCGAGAAAAGATTGCGGCGTTTGGAAGAGGGTTCATTCGGGATGGCAGCACGGTGATCACCAACGGTGGCTCTAGGGCTGTCGCGTCGCTGTTGCGAAAGGctgcggatgaagagggtGGCCCGTCCGTTGTGCGCTTCCGTGTGATTTATGTCATGTCGTCGACTAGCAAGGGCGTGGACGGCCCGTCCGGGGAGGAGCCCGAGGGGATGGAAACCGTTCGGGCCTTGAGAGCAAAGGGCGTTCCGGTTGCTACGATCCCAGAATCAGCGGTGGCATATGCTCTGGGGAAAGCTGATATGGTCATTGTGGGTGCGGAGGGAGTGGTGGAGAACGGAGGCATCGTGTCTCGCATGGGCACCTACCAGATTGGTCTCCTTGCAAAGGCGATCGGGAAGCCATTCTACGTGGTCGCAGAGAGCCACAAGTTCGTCCGGTTGTACCCGCTGGGACAGTACGACTTGCCCATTGAGCAGCACGTTATCGAGTTCAAGTCCGAAGAGGacatggccgaggagagcCAACAACAAGCATCGGCGGCCAACACGAGCGCAGATGGACCGATTGAGCTGCCTCTGTGTGACTCGGTCGATTTCACACCACCACACTTGATCTCTGCGTTAATCACGGATAGTGGTGTCTTGACGCCTAGCGCCGTCAGCGAAGAGTTGATCAAGATTTGGTTTTAAGGGTTGATCATGTGTCTCCTACGAAGGCAGATAGCATGCGCCGTTGGGCACCCGGCGTCAGTAAAAGTTCaggcggcgcaggcggcgcagATGATTTAATGGCGAATGACTTGACGCGAtcctttgtttcttcccTAGCCACACCATCGTCATAGACGCTCAGAGGTGATTGGCACAGCGACGAGGGCTGCATTGCGTGTAAACCAACACTCCCAGATGGATAATCACCACCGCTGACGAGGCTGAAACGCAAACAATTACGGAGAATGTGATGAGtgccatccatgtcttcctcTCATCGACTGTCAGAAACGGGTAGTTTGCCCAAGTCCACTGATAGAATATACACCTAAGATACTCCTAGATCGTTACAAACTCGGAGCCTAGCTCCACTTTGCTAAATCATTTCAACCCCTCTAATAGTAGCCTCCCGgcgctttttcttctagCGCGGTGGCTCATACGCCTCGGGCGCTTGTTGTCACGAATCACTTAGGCTAGCCCAGCGCTAAATCGGAAATCTCGTCGCTTAGTGAGTTGGTTATAACTATAACTGGTGCTTACGAGCAGCGGATCTCAGGCAGATATCTGCGACACTCCTGCTCGCCCAAATGCATGAGAATATCCAACCCTCAAGACTGCCGAGTAACCTCCGTCTCGACTATATATTGTCCTCTTGTCCAACAACATATACACCTCAAGCAGCAAATTACCACTATCAAGATGGAactcatcttctcctctccaCAGGTcgcaccttctccctcttccatTTCCCCAGAAGACAAATCCGAGGCATCAACTATCATCTGGTGTCCCAACCCTAGCGCGCAGCTGGAAATGCTTCCTCCCGAAATTCGCATTCagattctttttctgcttgGTATTGATGAGCTGAAAGCCTTGGTTTGGGCATCATCCGTCTTTCACAATCAGTATCTGCTCTATCGTCGGCCTTTACTTTGTACATGCCTCGAAAGAACACTGACCGGTGTTACACGCCATGCGCAGGCCGGATATGAATATAAATACAGGTATTCAAATAATAACATTAGTCGCCAGGACAGAATCATGCGGTCTCTCGAACATTCCGAAAGCGGACGATTTTCGAGGGACTTTTCGTTCCTCGCCGGGAAATTCACCGTAGACCAAGTTGCGGAAATAGTTTGCTTCCACACCTCTATCGTCCAGCCGCTCGCACAGGAATATACCAAATGGGCATTCGCCAATCTAGCTGGGCTGGCTCCTGGAAGGCCGCAGAACAACGGGCCCCTCACAGAAACCGAGACAATGAGGCTTATGCGCGGCTTCCAACTATACTGCATCATTTTCGGTGTCAATCAGTTCAAAATAGGCGGCCCGATGGGTCTCAACAACCTCGGGATAAGCTGGTTGAGGACATTGGGAAATCCAATTCATTTCCTCCTAGAAAGATTCATCCGCATATATATGCCTtgggagatcgaggagattgccTGTGTCAACGCCTTTGCAAAGGACAAATTCGATCAGATATTCAACGAGGCGGACATCAATGAAGGTAAGTTATTATCCTTAGCTGACATTTCGAAAGTACAATGCTCATTCGAATGCAACTAACTAATTTAAAGAGTTTGGAAGAGAAACTCTCGTCAGTAGAGCAATCAGCCACGGCCTGGAGCTGCTACACTCTGCGTGCTTTAAAGAAGGAAGCCGCAAGCAACTCATTGAAGACCTGCACACCAACTATCTTGCGGATGGGACTCCTTTCGAAGATCACCGAAATACTTCCGTCATTGGCTCGTGGCCCCATGGAGAGGTGGATCATTCCGAAAACCGAGACTTGCGGAGGAAAAAGCATGAGTGGCTGCTCTCTGTCGAGAATACCGGAGACCAAGACCAGGAATGGCATCCGCCACCAGCTTGGGAAATATTACATCTAGGAAACATGGAAGCCCCGGAGGAAAGCGATGACTTCTGTCGCTGGGGCTACGTTTTCTGGGATGCGGCACGCCTTGACCGTACAGGTGCAAGAGGGGTTTTGGAGCGGTTTTATGTGGAGGAATCCGCGGCGTCTAGCCGCAATGAGCATGGGTCTTTTGTTGATTCAGGAGACGTTCAAGCAATGTCATAGGCACTATAGATGAAGCGAAAGAAGAGTGTCATTGAAACTATTTGCGTGATTGTGGTATATCTCGATCTGTTTCAACAGCCAAACCGGAGGAACTGTTCCTTAAAATAAATCGAAACTAAAGTGCCATCCGTCATAATCATCAAGTCGTTATCATCAAATCATAGTAGGTCATAAATTCAGATCCTTTTCCATGCCGTGGGTAGAGAGTGGGTAGTTCCTAGCCATCCGAGTTATGCCAGACAACACGACCGAGATCCCGTTCCGAATGCCTGTCAACACCATATTCCCCAGTAAAAGCCGAATAATCCTCAATGAATGCTTGCCCGGGGTTTGGTTTTATCCCGGTATCACCTTCGTGAGATGTTAGGTTACTCTCGCTTCGCACGCGACAGCGGAGTCTATCCAGGTGTTGGCAGACTCGAGCGATAATCGATAAAGAATGCTTGCTATAGTTGCTTTTTGGTTTTGAAGATGCCTAGTCTGGCATCTCTGGAGAGTTCAACATTCAATGTCTGAACTCTTCCGCCGGAGATTGCTCAAGATGAGATACAGCGCAAGGCGAAGGCGAGGGCCTGCCATTCTGGTGTTTGCAGCGTGGCAAATGCATACAGAATCAGATAGCCGAGGGCTATGAATACCCACAAGGCGGCCATTGTTTGTACAGAGGGGAGGTAGAATTGGGAGGCAAAGTCGGTGAGAGTGGGCGTGTGGGTTTGGGTTGGTTAGGGCTGTGCGTTTGTTTGTGTGTGATGAGCAAGTCAGCGCTAGACACACACAGTCGAGAGAGAGGTGCAGGAatcaagaagagaaagacccTTTTCAAGTCATCGAGGGCAGCAGGAGGGGCAGCACATGTTAAGTTTCATCACACGCCAACTCGGAGGTTTTAAAACCCAGCTAGACCGACTCTTCAAGGATAAGGTGGCAGACTCCGCGCTCCGAGAGATCCCGCCCAATACGAGCAGGGCAGGACTCTCGCCTCCGGCCACTAGGAGTGCATTCTGGCTGCAAGTGCGGTCGATGCGGGGGTTTGGGGCCTGCTGTTTCGATCCGGTGACTCCACCGTT
Encoded proteins:
- a CDS encoding uncharacterized protein (ID:PFLUO_004842-T1.cds;~source:funannotate), which translates into the protein METISRISSMLETARELTLEAAQSAASNRSSKPDYSSRTYSVAHIKKLLDSRHEREVLDGMRRVTSLMYRSEPSLPFFSAVVKNAASANLEVKKLVYIYLVHHAEAEPDLALLSVNAIQKSLTDQNPQVRTIALRTMSGIRVPVISQIVSLAIKRGCGDMSPHVRKAAALAIPKCYRLDPSTMPQLLGYLSNLLGDSQYFVVGSAVAAFLDICPERIDLIHKHYRSLVKKLVDMDEWGQLATLRLLTFYARKCFPHRTQKVKQAVTKAFYDEDQPDQGAEGSGEEYEVPVIDPDLEPFLRACKLLLQSRNSAVIVSVVRCFLYLAPPEYLLSAVGPLVALLRSPQDMQLIALYNIVAVALRDPKPFAKYTAHFLVRANDTPHILHLKLEVLTILFPHCGKHWKSVVISELEHFSKGTDPDLVRESVRAIGRCAQGDANTADLCLRILLSQISSLDGNLVSESLTVIRHLIQQDPTSHKQTVIQLVKHLGTTAHPDARATIIWLVGEFAGIDADNNIAPDVLRVLVRSFADEPEVVKQQIVLLGAKVYLQHLLKNPPKEVIESTETTSPEKPAINTQKFQNEWTDDQPEEQIQPPENEDEENGEEKGKEKQEDAETKEGEEEDRITLLWRYILLLARYDTSYDLRDRARLYKALLASPSSTPLANLLLLAPKPVPHVPSPSETRKDLLVGSATLVVGPDAGPHGLRGYENLPDWVELGHEPDSSLRVEDVKPDPTQTQLSMTAGERLDRALRAHQISGGTGRRHNGAAVSTDPAGKKTLNQWLDEEEEETETESETDSEEEETDSEEEEESEEEDSEEDDDDDEEEETDSESEANHKEALQLLPQPDSRAPNV
- a CDS encoding uncharacterized protein (ID:PFLUO_004843-T1.cds;~source:funannotate) encodes the protein MASAPPRVIGCELVIDFVQRLLDTTHTDTRLIVCGSRDGFFTQLSAVIQSQQPPNHELRTKTIAILAKSSKIQLAFCPSLESLRAHLAVLVPPQKDGRRLLAILDAVALHVSTTEFSAQGLSRTFATAVEAASRTNSELRLCECCDAVDPTNTDCGGRLWDVHVPLLNGSVRIRGEERAWGGRGVTVRRVAQRWFEFD
- a CDS encoding uncharacterized protein (ID:PFLUO_004844-T1.cds;~source:funannotate), whose protein sequence is MSQQFHGSQQPHGRTRKKEDENDALMRLPDKEIAGCINDIGIPFTTADLAKPQPQQIQMVFEWFAELLMNTTRETVEPAMHAAAEDICGDYPDIVPNETRNLMGFFVSLRRLLMECGVNDFTFTDLTKPTHDRLVKIFSYLINFVRFRESQTPVIDDHFNKTEKTKSRIDELLSDNQEIELRLNDMRRDVKSNEGQVQDKIRQNNELKARLKELHTEQARVSETLERVKGDKARQQMSLEEKTEKLVRTRQEAEKLRPYVLQSSATLQANLTELSENLMREKAQIDTMEKRARALQTSSDTFTVVSNDVQACVKLLEDISAELQKEDEEESRAVRNKEAISERGNSVREVEQTEKLLQRQLARWNERIDSLRKNAQEKAEVAQARMEELRNVQKQLREERAEKQRDMERRRIRIEQTEKKMADLKENIESEIQGAHDQYLKLESHIKLYITEMEKSL
- a CDS encoding uncharacterized protein (ID:PFLUO_004845-T1.cds;~source:funannotate); the encoded protein is MAPPTSTAAAKGFDIVETYNDLLRSDPDLTMPIAAIEALVLLLTHSAASTISETLDLLAKSTAHLKKSIPNPIGLSAGTDLFQRYLITTLQRPGQLGPAGDFKAIRTHLLSNGRLFIRRAKESREKIAAFGRGFIRDGSTVITNGGSRAVASLLRKAADEEGGPSVVRFRVIYVMSSTSKGVDGPSGEEPEGMETVRALRAKGVPVATIPESAVAYALGKADMVIVGAEGVVENGGIVSRMGTYQIGLLAKAIGKPFYVVAESHKFVRLYPLGQYDLPIEQHVIEFKSEEDMAEESQQQASAANTSADGPIELPLCDSVDFTPPHLISALITDSGVLTPSAVSEELIKIWF
- a CDS encoding uncharacterized protein (ID:PFLUO_004846-T1.cds;~source:funannotate), with protein sequence MRSLEHSESGRFSRDFSFLAGKFTVDQVAEIVCFHTSIVQPLAQEYTKWAFANLAGLAPGRPQNNGPLTETETMRLMRGFQLYCIIFGVNQFKIGGPMGLNNLGISWLRTLGNPIHFLLERFIRIYMPWEIEEIACVNAFAKDKFDQIFNEADINEEFGRETLVSRAISHGLELLHSACFKEGSRKQLIEDLHTNYLADGTPFEDHRNTSVIGSWPHGEVDHSENRDLRRKKHEWLLSVENTGDQDQEWHPPPAWEILHLGNMEAPEESDDFCRWGYVFWDAARLDRTGARGVLERFYVEESAASSRNEHGSFVDSGDVQAMS